From the Montipora capricornis isolate CH-2021 chromosome 2, ASM3666992v2, whole genome shotgun sequence genome, one window contains:
- the LOC138019525 gene encoding galactosylceramide sulfotransferase-like, giving the protein MAFHMRTVFGGLVLLSLFCTVFYGRETLFWTTNCLKRDQTATSMRPTITRAVDSFPKQARRGELNIQIPANIARRHLNLDNIEKSRDERVETSRCKPVEKVLFLKTHKTGGSTITNILNRYGDSKNLTFVLPRQAQLFTFLWPARFRLSYTAPLFDFGANILCNHARFNKRPMNYLFPKETSRYITILRDPAAQYESVFNFMHFANPLGFKDEDDPLGTFLKFPPAFQEIKPLLKKTLALHLVRNPMSFDLGLDFRYFQNRTAVERYLNFLDKEFDLVMIMEYFDESLVLLRRLLCWDMKDILYFKLNERQDKQKRKFMNHEVREDIKSWNKADFMLYHYFNRTFWKKVKAQGPSFKRELKIFRRKNKALTRACLKKGNFLDEAYTGVYVKGYSLKKNIPSEKKKICESMMKNEISYVKYFRENMTKRLKNIEEPDEYLDDPKNDWEVAGDLEHDPILSGEGISSTDGAIIMARPESIKGELKNL; this is encoded by the exons ATGGCGTTTCACATGAGGACGGTATTTGGAGGTCTTGTTTTGCTTTCCCTCTTTTGTACCGTTTTCTATGGAAGGGAAACACTTTTCTGGACGACAAATTGCCTCAAAAGAGACCAGAC GGCCACTTCAATGAGACCCACGATCACCCGCGCAGTTGACAGTTTTCCCAAACAAGCAAGAAGAGGTGAGCTCAATATTCAAATACCTGCAAATATCGCACGGAGACACCTAAATTTAGACAATATCGAAAAGTCAAGGGATGAAAGAGTTGAAACGAGTAGATGCAAACCAGTGGAAAAGGTTCTTTTCCTAAAGACGCACAAAACAGGTGGAAGCACAATTACTAATATTCTAAACCGTTATGGTGATTCCAAGAACTTGACTTTCGTGCTTCCACGACAAGCGCAGTTGTTCACGTTCCTGTGGCCAGCAAGATTTCGTCTTTCTTACACCGCCCCTTTGTTTGACTTTGGAGCAAATATCTTGTGCAATCACGCTAGGTTCAATAAAAGACCAATGAACTACTTATTTCCCAAGGAAACTAGTCGCTATATAACAATTCTCAGGGACCCTGCTGCCCAATATGAGTCCGTATTCAACTTTATGCATTTCGCCAATCCGTTGGGCTTCAAAGACGAAGACGACCCATTGGGAACTTTCCTAAAGTTTCCACCAGCTTTTCAAGAAATCAAACCACTTTTAAAGAAGACTTTGGCTCTTCACTTAGTTAGAAATCCAATGTCCTTTGATCTGGGCCTTGATTTTCGATATTTTCAAAACCGGACTGCCGTAGAGAGGTATCTAAATTTTTTAGACAAAGAATTTGACCTAGTCATGATTATGGAATACTTTGATGAATCTTTGGTGCTCCTCAGACGTCTTCTTTGTTGGGATATGAAAGACATTCTGTACTTCAAACTGAACGAGCGGCAAGATAAACAGAAAAGAAAGTTCATGAACCATGAGGTGAGGGAAGACATAAAAAGTTGGAACAAGGCAGACTTTATGCTCTACCATTACTTTAACAGAACGTTCTGGAAGAAGGTTAAGGCCCAGGGACCCAGCTTTAAAAGGGAACTGAAGATATTTAGACGTAAAAACAAAGCGTTGACGAGAGCTTgtctgaaaaaaggaaacttcCTTGATGAAGCATACACTGGTGTTTATGTGAAGGGCTACTCACTCAAGAAAAACAttccttcagaaaaaaaaaaaatttgcgaaAGCATGATGAAGAATGAAATATCATATGTAAAGTACTTTCGTGAGAACATGACAAAACGACTTAAAAACATCGAGGAACCTGATGAGTATCTGGACGATCCAAAGAATGATTGGGAAGTAGCCGGTGATCTGGAACATGATCCCATCTTATCGGGAGAAGGAATCTCTTCTACCGATGGAGCTATCATCATGGCGAGACCGGAAAGCATTAAGGGAGAACTTAAAAACCTATAG
- the LOC138019586 gene encoding uncharacterized protein, producing MFLSRRHIMHLIMLLVGYFGIYYGSTNAEVRGTPIISTVMARLLQSTSSQITNASYPKSKDEAKLDGSFVSHATSKSSSLNPILPTWSLRVESISLESSSLSRAIIAYRTPCAKLVQPVTLRTRSSTTRAAVAFNLTVSPPPSKEHLNGPTELGQTTLTSQHFSSSLRLNSTAYVHKHADVDVDDKGYGATKKNRHESSDSYVTRWVDFYLNVGGWIMLSIVLVGITVLTITYIHGRKARQEIKGLPQLMYGELYRYKAARWV from the exons ATGTTTCTTTCTAGAAGGCATATCATGCACTTGATAATGCTGTTGGTAGGTTACTTCGGGATATATTACGGTTCAACGAATGCCGAAGTTAGGGGAACTCCGATAATATCGACTGTGATGGCAAGGTTATTACAATCTACTTCCAGTCAAATTACAAATGCCAGCTACCCCAAGTCAAAAGACGAAGCAAAATTAGATGGAAGTTTCGTCTCGCATGCGACTTCGAAGTCTTCTTCGCTGAATCCAATTTTGCCGACGTGGAGCCTTCGAGTGGAAAGTATTTCTTTAGAAAGCTCAAGTCTGTCAAGGGCAATTATAGCATATCGCACTCCATGCGCTAAACTAGTCCAACCAGTCACTTTGCGCACCAGATCATCCACAACTCGCGCAGCTGTAGCTTTTAATCTAACGGTTTCTCCTCCTCCCTCTAAAGAGCATCTGAATGGCCCAACTGAGCTTGGTCAAACGACTTTAACTTCACAGCATTTTTCAAGCAGTTTGCGACTGAATTCCACAGCCTATGTTCACAAGCATGCAGATGTTGATGTTGATGATAAGGGGTATGGAGCGACAAAGAAGAACAGACATGAATCTAGCGACTCCTATGTTACTCGATGGGTTGATTTCTACCTCAAT GTGGGAGGTTGGATAATGCTGTCGATTGTTCTTGTGGGGATCACTGTTCTCACCATCACTTACATTCATGGCAGGAAAGCAAGGCAAGAGATCAAAGGATTGCCGCAACTAATGTATGGAGAACTTTATCGATACAAAGCTGCTCGCTGGGTGTGA
- the LOC138019490 gene encoding sodium/potassium/calcium exchanger 4-like, with protein MKRKKRSKAHLGFVAVVISLFVFCAWYQDDLITEIAGKPKSLVGDISDGSFTRRNLLAHKTHKLKNCTPPSIGEFPNDMFNQRQRQHGAVVVNFAAAFYMFWAIAIVCDDYFVPCLEIICDKMGLQSDVAGATFMALGSSAPELFASVIGVFVTHGDIGVGTILGSAVFNVLFVIGVCGIGAGTVLYLAWWPLVRDSMFYLFSLVILMLVLMDNIVVWSEATAMVCSYSLYLVIMFFNPRIEKWLYRITNTTSPEFKSDLHASNETNSAKNEGYSKLAIDEKVETSEEDNDQEPEKCQQQQEEIRVPKPFEGRGEHLAHHYEYDQHRPHEVPDLTLGTPWNPPEGVWARFCWLLGFPINLVYYYTIPDVKKESCQKYVGFSFVVCIIWIGVTSYILVWMVTIIGYTFMIPDTVMGLSLVAFGSSVPDCLSSLFVAQKGDGDMAVSHTVGSNVFDILLCLGIPWLVKTTVWDYDSTVVINSHGLFVSCFFILGSIAVTLLIIYWYKWVLNKKVGCIYLVFYFIFLGISIFVEMRAFAKYNPPMCIIDV; from the exons ATGAAACGAAAGAAACGATCCAAGGCCCATCTTGGTTTTGTGGCTGTTGTCATATcgctgtttgttttttgtgcTTGGTACCAAGATGACCTAATCACAGAAATTGCAGGAAAACCCAAATCACTAGTAGGGGATATCTCAG ACGGGTCGTTTACAAGGAGAAATCTCCTTGCTCACAAGACACACAAGCTAAAAAACTGCACTCCGCCGTCAATAGGAGAGTTTCCGAATGATATGTTCAACCAGCGTCAAAGGCAACATGGTGCAGTCGTCGTCAACTTTGCAGCGGCATTTTATATGTTCTGGGCCATAGCCATTGTATGCGATGATTACTTTGTACCTTGCCTGGAAATCATTTGTGATAAGATGGGACTTCAATCAGATGTGGCTGGAGCCACTTTCATGGCTTTGGGGAGCTCGGCTCCCGAACTATTTGCGTCTGTTATAG GCGTCTTCGTTACACATGGTGATATTGGAGTGGGCACTATCTTAGGCTCAGCGGTGTTCAACGTTCTTTTTGTGATTGGTGTATGTGGCATTGGCGCAGGGACG GTTTTGTACTTGGCCTGGTGGCCTCTTGTAAGAGACAGCATGTTCTACCTTTTCAGTCTCGTCATACTCATGTTGGTGCTTATGGATAACATTGTTGTCTG GTCAGAAGCAACAGCCATGGTATGTTCCTATTCTTTATATCTTGTTATAATGTTCTTCAATCCACGAATCGAAAAGTGGCTATACAGGATAACAAACACAACAAGCCCTGAGTTCAAATCGGATTTACACGCTTCAAACGAGACGAACAGCGCCAAGAATGAGGGATATTCAAAACTTGctattgatgaaaaagtggaAACCTCTGAAGAGGATAATGATCAAGAACCTGAGAAATGTCAACAGCAGCAGGAGGAAATTCGTGTCCCAAAACCATTTGAGG GTAGAGGGGAGCATCTCGCTCATCATTACGAATACGATCAGCACCGACCACACGAGGTTCCCGACCTTACTCTTGGAACGCCTTGGAATCCCCCTGAGGGAGTATGGGCTAGATTCTGTTGGCTCCTTGGTTTCCCAATCAACTTAGTGTACTATTACACCATTCCGGATGTGAAGAAGGAATCCTGTCAGAAGTACGTGGGCTTTTCTTTTGTGGTTTGTATTATATGGATAGGCGTGACATCATACATACTGGTCTGGATGGTGACAATAATTGGATACACGTTTATGATTCCTGATACAGTCATGGGACTTTCCCTCGTCGCTTTTGGTAGCAGTGTACCAGATTGTTTATCAAGTCTTTTCGTCGCTCAAAAAG GTGACGGGGACATGGCGGTATCACACACAGTTGGGAGTAACGTCTTTGATATCCTACTCTGCCTTGGTATTCCATGGCTAGTCAAGACAACTGTATGGGACTATGATTCGACTGTTGTCATTAACAGTCACGGACTTTTTGTGTCTTGCTTCTTTATCTTGGGCTCCATAGCTGTCACTTTGCTGATTATTTACTGGTATAAGTgggttttaaacaaaaaagtTGGGTGTATTTATttagtattttattttatttttcttggaaTATCAATATTCGTGGAAATGCGAGCATTTGCAAAGTACAATCCTCCTATGTGCATTATCGATGTTTGA